DNA sequence from the Cucumis melo cultivar AY chromosome 6, USDA_Cmelo_AY_1.0, whole genome shotgun sequence genome:
TTAATTTAACCAAACAAAGTCTAAAAGCAAGTAACAACGTAGATTTAAATAGATGTACCAACACATCAATTAAAAAGGCATTGATTCAAATCTCTACATCCTCAtatattgttaaattgaaatatatatatataatatatatatatatatatatatatatatatatatatatatatatatatatatatataacggTTTTAGACGTCaaatcattattaatattttatttaataatttcgatgtaattttaatatattttttaaaagattttgcTACAAAACTTGATGTTACTTATATTTTTGTGAGGCTAATTTAAAGTTATGCCCTTAGGTAATTcactaattttttttgtctCAAGAATTTTGCTCTCGAGGGTAATCTTTGTATGTCTCTTCGATCTTCGAGTTGAAATTAAGTTAACTTAGAGGTTTTAGTAAATGAAAATTAGGAGTTCTCATCTTAAAAAGATAGTCAATCCGTCCATAAAAAACAATCCCTCCAATCCGTATCCAAATCAAAACCTAATTCGaacatataatttaaattagttaaaatattaataattaattaaagctACGAAAGCAATTTCATTCACTTTTATTActcttaaagtttatattatatcattatattataatatatcatatttaaattaacaaaaacTGAAGTGAGTAAATATTGTTACGACAAACATAAACTCGATCGAGATAATGTACGTTGTACAAATAGAAGTCCAAATCTCCCAACAAGAGGTTAGATCTCtgattaaaaagagaaaattgtaACGAGCAATACTTTTAGAGTTAACAATCGAATATATAACAAcgttttagaaaataaaaaatataaaaaaaaattcttatatttgaaaataggaaaaaaaaaattattcattttcaattttcataaaagttattttgtttattttaattattattttttaaatcgtAAAATCTTAGGAAGAAAACCCTCAATCTCACTCGAACTCTCAAAGGCAAGCTCTGTTCCGCCGTGGAGCGGAGGAGTTCTCAGGTGAGCGACCGGCGATGGCGGAAAACTCTTCGGTAAGCTAGAAAGAACATTTACTACTCTCATATCATCTTGCTTCTTTGCTTTTGATGATTTCAATCGTTTTCTCTTGTAATTAATGAACTCTAGACTCCAGCTTTCGGAAACTTTCGGTTGTTTGGTTCAGCGGAAGATGAGAAGCCCAATCTAGGTTTCTCCCTTGGCTTTCTCGACTCTCAACACCCTTCTCTTCCACCTCCACCTCCTTCCCTCGAAGTTCTTTCTTCTGAGGTATCGTTTCGAGTGATTTTGCTCTtccttttgttttccttttcaatTTGCGTATTCAACTGTTTCCTTCGGTTACTTGTTATCTGCATGGAGAATTTGGATTTCAACATGATTACGGTTTGTGAACGGGCGTTGATTTACTGTTGTAGGTTTCATCCTCTGTCAAATACAATGTGGAGCCAGTAAGCGTGGGTGAACTTACCTTGTTTAAGGTAAGATGCTTCTTTATTTATTaggtttgtttttttcttttggtagaGTCAGACTGGGGGAAGTAATTTGTGAAAGTGACTAGAAACCTGCTTAAGTAATGGCTTTCTGTTTATGAGAAGTATTATTTGTTTTGTAGCTCCCTTTTTATAACAATGTTTAATTCTAAGTCAAATTCTGAATGCAATGAAAGTAGTTTttaaaatcattcaaaatttgtttttgtttttgaaatttggttCAGAATTCAATGGTGCTTCTATATGACCTGAAAAACATACTAAAGAAATTGAGAGGGAGCGAGTGTagcttttaaaaataaaaaatttatacaGAATCATTATCCAATGGTGCTTAATCTGAGTTTGGTTCTGAAAGGGAGATCTTACATGTAAAAATGTGGCCTCTCACTTGGAAAGAAGATTGAGAGAGTTGTTTTCTCTGATTCTTTTAGCTTTGCTATCTATAAATTTCTGTTCAAACTTCAAAGTATAGCAATTTACTTAGTGCTGTTAATTCTTTGAACTTCTATAGGGGCGGGTCAGCACTCAGGAAGTTTTCTCCCTGTCCAACTCTGATTTAGTTCCTGGTAAATATGAAGGTAATTAGCAATTCCACACTCTCTCTTGGATATTTGGTTCTCACGTATCTGGATTGTGAATGCATGTAACTTTTGGGTTGCAGGTGGGCTTAAGTTGTGGGAAGGTGCATTGGATCTTGTCAAAGCTCTTTGCGAGGAGCTTGAAAATGGGCATTTGTCATTTGCTGGGAAGCGAGTTTTAGAGGTGGGCATCTTGATATTCAGGTGATTCTATATTGTGGAGATTGTTGGCGAAATTATCTGCATGCTAACTTATGTTCATAGAGCATTTTGTTCGTTCATGTGTGTATAGGGCATAGGTTTGTTATAGAATTCTTCTATATCTATTATTTAAGCCTCAGACTATTCATCATAGATGGCAATTACTTATCGTACTTTTGCTCCTGTTTACTTGTAACTGATTGGATTAGATCGTAAGATTTATTTAACATTTCTTATCAGGGATTTATGTCTGTTTTGAAGCAAGTCATTTCTAATCATTTTTATGAGTGGGATAATTAACAAAAGCAGGTCTATTTTGAGGGCAACGGATTTTAACATCTTCATGcacatattattattacatgAAATTGTATGTTGAAGAAACTTAGCATCAGTATATAATGACCTTCTTTAACTGTGTTGCTGACTTGCTACTAATTGATCTTTGGCTGATGATTATGAAAAATTTCGTATTCAAGCGTACTATCAGCcttatcattttttattatgaaGTTTAAGTTTGTGTTTTGACTCCCAGTTTTTATGCAATCTGTAAAATCTGCATAAAAAATTGCTGATGAAATTAGTTCTATGTAGAACATTGTTCTAGGTCTTATAATGATCTTTTTGTATGCAAGGAACTGGACTATTTTGTATGTGTTTAATTTTCCTAGTTTTTTAGTATGGAATTGTTTCCTTTTCCTGATGCTTGTTTTCATACCCATGTTGTATTGTAGACTGTCCAGTATCCTGTATACTGTAAAATGAAGTTTCTTCTTGACATAAGTTGAAtctatttctctttctcattGACTTTGCCTTAATGCTTCAGCTTGGATGTGGTCATGGTCTTCCTGGTATTTATGCATGCCTTAAGGTAAATTTATTATTCTGCTTTGTTTCATTAAATTTGCAGATCAATGCTTGAAAATATCTATGGTTTTTTACATTCCTTAACACTACCCTTCCCCTATCGTTAGGATGCCGCTGCTGTACATTTCCAGGATTTCAATGCTGAAGTACTGAGATGTCTTACCATTTCGAATGTTGCTGCAAACCTTTCAAAAAAGTATGAGAGTTTGCCATCTAATCCAACAGAATCTGATGCTGGATCAGCAGTTCGTTACTTTGCTGGAGATTGGAGTGAAATGTATAAAATTCTCCCTTTTGCATCCAACAACGAGGAAAACCTGAATGGAAGTTGTGATGGCTATGACATTGTTTTAATGGCAGAGACAGTTTATTCTCTTTCTACACTTAAAACTCTATATAAGCTTATCACACAGGTAGAACTTATACACATGTCCATCTAATTTTGTATGcttataaatataatttctGATTAAATGTTGTATTTCTATTATTTCATTGTATCATTACATAATGGAATTTTGGACACTCTTATAGTGCTTGAGCCGTCCTCATGGAGTTGTATACTTGGCTGGAAAGAAACATTACTTTGGAGTAGGAGGAGGAACCCGGCGCTTTCTATCTGTGTTAGAAAAAGAAGGTAAGTTGGTCTTTCTCTTTCACGCTTCCTGATAAAATTATGCTTTAACATCATACTTCTTCCTGATTGGATGAAGAACTACATTAAAAGAAGTTTGATAAAACTATACACGTTGCTAGCTAAAATATCATGAGTGATGAATGTGGTGAAGGTCATTGGCCAATTTAAGACGACgctcttttatctttttaatagGAAACAGTGAATTAATTTCATTGATATTGCAAGAAAACCTTCGGATTAGTGAAGCTATGGTTACAAATAGGGGATCTACATTTACAACAATTTATAGCTAAGAAAGTGTTTGATCTGAGAAAAGATTGTCTTCAGTCTTGTTCCTAATTTGTGAAAATACAATATTTAAAAGTTTCAATCGGAGCATGTAGTTTTGGATGCTTCTAGTAATCAGCAACAGTACTACTCCTGCAGCTCCATTTGTTTAGATCATGCCAAGGAGATATAATATTTGTGACATTTTAGATTTTCCTCGAACTAGTTGCCATGCCAAGTAAAGGTTTACATGCATTACTGatattcatttattttcatAGTTACCACTTCAGTCTCgttgttattatttattaatttttattttttttagttttttctttaacTGACTGTTCATCTTCTGCCCCCTTACAGGTGAAATGGTTTCAAAACTGATTGTGGAAGTTGCTGATGGTTCGTCTAATGTTAGAGAAGTGTGGAAGCTCTCACTGAAATAGGTTAGAAATCTTAGTCTTTCACGGATAAGTTTTCTTTTAGTTGATGTTCATTTTCTTGTACAAGGAAGTGATATGAgaaattccatttagataaatgcTAATGTAATAACTTATTTTCATTTATGGATACTGATATATACATGAAATTAgttcttattcatattttttccCTCTCTGGCAATCGACTCTTTTCCAAAAGAACCTTTATTCTACAAAAACTTCTCACAAATTATCAAATATCTTCATGTTTCTTGGGATAGAACCCAAAATATATTGAAAGATAAAAGTTAACTAAACAACAAGATTAAACCAAGTAATGCAAAGTACTTTGACCCTTCCAATGTTGAGATCACTCTAAAATATTGCCTATCTTCTTCATTCTCCTTCCCTTTCATCCATTTATTTGACAAACAAGTATAATGAACTCCTTAGCTAATTACTAATGTACCTTGACTTGGTAATTATCCTTGATGTTCTTGGGCTTCGATTTCAAAAACCTTCTGTAATCATCAACAAAAGGTTAGCTCATAGAATTGAATCAGGGAGTGCTAACTTGAGCTGTAGTTCAACCTATTAGAGATTATGCCTTAGACTACATGACTAGAGGTTTGAATTTCCACCGCCACATGACAGACATTCAAATTTCTAAATGACCAGAATGGAGGCAGttttgttttttactttttgaaTCGGTGTAAAATAAATAAGGTATATAAGttcaatattaaaaaatgaatacGTTTATAGTAGAGTTATGAGGGACGAGCCCTTCATGATTTCTTTCCTGTCTTCAAAATGGATTTTAGAGTTGGTTATAAGTTTAGAGTTGGTAACTTGGTCGTGCTAAGATCAGTAATGAGCTCAATATATGTAGTATGTGTCTGTGTATATATTTCTCGACTGTCTTGGGTGGGTTTGtacataaaacaaaaataagggTTAGGTGGGGCATGATGAATGAGGAAGAGATAGATGGTGGGCAACTCTCTCAGGTCGAGCGAACTCGACGATGATTGAGAGAGGGCTAAAGCAAAGGGCTTGTAAGAGAATGCTATGGTGATTAGCACCCAGCGGTGATGGGGTTGACAACTAAGAGGAGGAGGGGGTGGCAACGAAGGGCTACAGCCAAGGTGAAGTGAGCAAGAGAGAAAGACGAAACGATTCTGTGGTTGCTATTGAAAGCGTGAAAATGAAGGAGATTAGAGACAACAAATAGATATTGTAGTTGTTTGTAATATATGCATACCACTAGTTCTATTCAGCTTAAACTGATTTCTCCCATCCTACCCTATAATCCAATTGAATCAAACTTTGTGACCTTTTAAGTTCAAACCCATTGATATAATAAGTGTTTGATAGCTGATTTGTTTTtgctttaattttcttttaggaaAGGGGAAGgtacagttttttttttaaagttaaacaATTTGTAAGATCCGAACTcgaattttcattttttttaatgatataatattttaattagttgagTTGTACTTAAAAGCTGGAGTGAGAATTCAATATGAATACCAGAGTTCATTTAGCAGATTATTTATACTGTTGTTTATTATAAACTAAGTTCTATTGAAACGAAAATTTTATGTTCAAGAGATGTAAATTAGAAAAATCGAACTACATGAACTATCTGTTGGCGAGAGAGTgggttttaatatttaaaaataagggGACGTTAGAAACAATAAAATGTAGTTGTACGACCAAAGTAATTTGATCACATATAGATAAATATGGATAAACTACACTTTTCTAGTAAACCGTTTATGGTTTAAAATCTACCATATTTATTaccaaacttttctttttcgtaaaaaataaataaataaataaaggaaggaaggaaggaagaaaaagtagattaaaaatgaataaatccCAACATAAGATAAAATTAGGTATGATGTGATTCTCACACTTTACATCCTGGACAACATGATATCCAACCAAACATGTCTAACATTTCTCATCTCTTTTTATTTTCCAGAAACTAATATGACATCATCTCCTAAAGAAAAGAgatcacaaagaaaaagaaaaattccaTTCATTTCATAATTAAACCTCTTCATCAATCAACGAGAACTAGGGTGGCCATTGGTCAGAGTTGGTTGGTTGAATAAATGTTCAAATCGACCTAAACCACGAAGAAGTACAAATTGATCATTGGTTGGTTGACTATTGGTTTAAGCATTTgaagattttaaaaaaacttgGTTTGGATTTTTCCGAACCAACACCGACCACCTTTGGTTTCACTGGTTTTGG
Encoded proteins:
- the LOC103483944 gene encoding uncharacterized protein LOC103483944 gives rise to the protein MAENSSTPAFGNFRLFGSAEDEKPNLGFSLGFLDSQHPSLPPPPPSLEVLSSEVSSSVKYNVEPVSVGELTLFKGRVSTQEVFSLSNSDLVPGKYEGGLKLWEGALDLVKALCEELENGHLSFAGKRVLELGCGHGLPGIYACLKDAAAVHFQDFNAEVLRCLTISNVAANLSKKYESLPSNPTESDAGSAVRYFAGDWSEMYKILPFASNNEENLNGSCDGYDIVLMAETVYSLSTLKTLYKLITQCLSRPHGVVYLAGKKHYFGVGGGTRRFLSVLEKEGEMVSKLIVEVADGSSNVREVWKLSLK